One stretch of Caldinitratiruptor microaerophilus DNA includes these proteins:
- a CDS encoding GumC family protein, translating to MEDEIDLRHLIEVLWQGKWLIAAITAVAMLVSGVVSFFVLAPTYEATTTLLVNLPSRSAPPTFLVNLPPGEWPPSGQGVQSVLERLAPYPEMTLETFRQQVTNSAVLARVIDDLKLNMTKADLAGKIKATVPKDTNLIQIAVRDTDPERAARIANTLVQRYLEHVNVLTRGRFERSTEFIRDQIEAEQQNLQQALDRLKAFLQQPRGVDELSKEVEAKVDLLARYKARQTDLAVGIRAAAAEVDQARAQVAALVPKLTTTRRIVDDPYLQQLAAELGRTDIARLSGLKLDSEEINPAWVEAAKVLSAKEVALAQLRAEQAALQEAIARTEKELETLRAELAEKQTAQEQLQTQVDISKQAIKAFTQKYQESRISEAARIAETTLTVAGEAIPPRRPVAPRKALNVALAGVLGAMAGVFTVFFLDFWRSTPPAATAGAAGVAAARGAGARTASELHSD from the coding sequence ATGGAAGACGAGATCGACCTCCGGCACCTGATCGAGGTCCTCTGGCAGGGCAAGTGGCTCATCGCCGCCATCACGGCCGTCGCCATGCTCGTCAGCGGGGTGGTGAGCTTCTTCGTCCTCGCGCCCACCTACGAGGCGACGACCACCCTCCTGGTTAACCTCCCGTCCAGGAGCGCTCCGCCCACCTTCCTCGTCAATCTCCCGCCGGGTGAGTGGCCGCCCAGCGGGCAGGGCGTGCAGTCGGTCCTGGAACGCCTGGCACCCTACCCGGAGATGACCCTGGAGACCTTCCGCCAGCAGGTGACGAACTCCGCCGTGCTGGCCCGGGTCATCGACGACCTGAAACTCAACATGACGAAGGCCGACCTGGCCGGCAAGATCAAGGCCACCGTCCCGAAAGACACGAACCTCATCCAGATCGCCGTGCGGGACACGGACCCCGAACGCGCGGCGCGCATCGCCAACACCCTGGTGCAGCGCTACCTGGAGCACGTCAACGTCCTGACCCGGGGGCGGTTTGAGCGCTCGACAGAGTTCATCCGGGATCAGATCGAGGCCGAGCAGCAGAACCTCCAGCAGGCCCTGGACCGGCTCAAGGCCTTCCTCCAGCAGCCGCGCGGGGTGGACGAGCTGTCGAAGGAGGTCGAGGCCAAGGTCGACCTCCTGGCCCGGTACAAGGCCCGCCAGACCGACCTGGCCGTCGGCATCCGCGCCGCCGCCGCCGAGGTCGACCAGGCCCGGGCGCAGGTCGCCGCCCTCGTCCCCAAGCTCACCACCACGCGGCGCATCGTGGACGACCCGTACCTCCAGCAGCTCGCCGCCGAGCTGGGCCGGACCGACATCGCCCGGCTGAGCGGCCTGAAGCTCGACTCGGAGGAGATCAACCCGGCCTGGGTCGAGGCCGCCAAGGTCCTGTCGGCGAAGGAGGTCGCCCTCGCCCAGCTGCGGGCCGAGCAGGCGGCGCTCCAGGAGGCCATCGCCCGCACCGAGAAAGAGCTGGAAACCCTGCGGGCCGAGCTGGCGGAGAAGCAGACTGCTCAGGAGCAGCTCCAGACGCAGGTCGACATCTCGAAGCAAGCCATCAAGGCCTTCACCCAGAAGTACCAGGAGAGCCGCATCAGCGAGGCGGCCCGGATCGCGGAGACGACCCTCACCGTCGCCGGCGAGGCGATCCCGCCCCGCCGGCCCGTGGCGCCGCGCAAGGCCCTGAACGTGGCCCTGGCCGGCGTGCTGGGGGCCATGGCGGGCGTGTTCACCGTCTTCTTCCTCGACTTCTGGCGCTCCACCCCGCCCGCGGCCACGGCGGGCGCAGCCGGGGTGGCCGCCGCCCGCGGCGCGGGCGCCCGCACGGCCTCGGAGCTTCACAGCGACTAG
- a CDS encoding ROK family transcriptional regulator: protein MPLSGKPRLIREINRTLILDVLRTEGPLSRAALAARTGVSAPAISRVVADLLESGWIREVGTGESTGGRRPVLLAVNPEAGFLVGLDVRRQALLGAVTNLEGRVVVRDREPVRRRGPALLDQVVAFARMLVERAGIPRERLLGVGAAVTGVSRDDGTVTHSPGLDWADVPLGATLAAALGCPAYVENDVNALLLGEQWQGAAVGARDAAAILVGTGGVGAAVLVGGHLYTGRSGEAGEIGSWLVGPPATAEPLEDVAAVMAWVRRWGAADLDPVEERSVEALLAALQAGDPKARAILDGVLPYLAQATANLVTLLNPELVVLGGEVLAVADRVVPQLQAAVDRHCPSPAPVVPARLGDLSALLGVVRGFLDRQRNSVTFVRHEGRRTL from the coding sequence GTGCCACTCTCCGGCAAGCCCCGTCTCATACGTGAGATCAACCGCACGCTGATCCTCGACGTCCTCCGCACCGAGGGGCCGCTCTCCCGGGCGGCGCTGGCGGCCCGGACCGGCGTCAGCGCGCCGGCCATCTCCCGGGTGGTGGCGGACCTCCTGGAGAGCGGCTGGATCCGCGAGGTGGGGACCGGGGAATCCACCGGGGGCAGGCGGCCGGTCCTCCTGGCGGTGAACCCGGAGGCCGGGTTTCTCGTGGGGCTCGACGTTCGCCGCCAGGCGCTGCTCGGGGCGGTCACCAACCTGGAGGGACGGGTCGTCGTGCGCGACCGGGAGCCCGTCCGCCGCAGGGGACCGGCCCTGCTGGACCAGGTGGTCGCCTTCGCCCGGATGCTGGTGGAGCGGGCGGGGATCCCCCGTGAGCGCCTCCTCGGCGTGGGGGCCGCCGTCACCGGCGTGTCCCGGGACGACGGGACCGTCACGCACAGCCCGGGTCTGGACTGGGCGGACGTGCCGCTCGGCGCCACGCTCGCCGCAGCCCTGGGCTGCCCGGCCTACGTCGAGAACGACGTCAACGCCCTCCTCCTCGGTGAACAGTGGCAGGGCGCGGCCGTGGGCGCGCGGGATGCCGCGGCCATCCTGGTCGGCACGGGCGGGGTGGGCGCCGCGGTGCTGGTCGGGGGCCACCTGTACACCGGCCGGAGCGGCGAGGCCGGGGAGATCGGCTCCTGGCTCGTGGGTCCGCCGGCCACGGCCGAGCCTCTGGAGGACGTCGCTGCGGTCATGGCCTGGGTCCGGCGCTGGGGCGCCGCGGACCTAGACCCGGTGGAGGAACGGTCGGTCGAGGCGCTGCTCGCGGCCCTGCAGGCAGGCGATCCGAAGGCGCGGGCCATCCTCGACGGCGTGCTACCTTACCTGGCCCAGGCGACGGCCAACCTCGTCACGCTGCTCAACCCGGAACTGGTCGTCCTGGGGGGCGAGGTGCTGGCGGTTGCCGACCGGGTCGTCCCGCAGCTCCAGGCAGCCGTGGATCGCCACTGCCCGTCCCCGGCGCCCGTGGTCCCGGCGCGGCTGGGCGACCTGTCCGCACTCCTGGGCGTCGTGCGGGGCTTCCTGGATCGGCAGCGCAATTCGGTCACATTCGTCCGGCACGAAGGGAGAAGGACTCTGTGA
- a CDS encoding FmdB family zinc ribbon protein, with protein sequence MPLYEFRCDTCAETFTRLISWDRRGDVRCPHCGGAVRQLLSTFSTAGTQSGGESPGGGCCGGSCG encoded by the coding sequence GTGCCCCTGTACGAGTTCCGCTGCGATACCTGCGCCGAGACCTTCACCCGGCTGATCTCGTGGGACCGCCGGGGCGACGTCCGCTGCCCCCACTGCGGCGGTGCCGTGCGGCAGCTGCTGAGCACGTTCAGCACGGCCGGGACCCAGTCCGGGGGCGAGTCCCCCGGAGGCGGGTGCTGTGGTGGGTCGTGCGGCTGA
- a CDS encoding carbohydrate ABC transporter permease, whose amino-acid sequence MKRTPAHRLRGAGESGTLLLVLFLLPAMVVTFGLIVVPLADSFWTSLHRLNLTAADRPFVGFGNYVEAIRDAGFRQALARTLYFTVVSTLLELVLGLAVALLLNQDFRGRGLLRALVLIPWALPTMVNGMMWRWIYHPQYGALNALLTQTGLLDSYRNWLGSPALAMNMVILADVWKMTPLVAIILLANLQTIPGELLEAASIDGAGAWQRFWHVTLPWLRPGILIVLVLRTMEAFKVFDIIYIMTRGGPANGTQTVAYYAYTEAFSSLQFGRGAALSFLIALAVGLMAVLYFRLLGEEGAGA is encoded by the coding sequence ATGAAGAGGACCCCGGCGCATCGCCTGCGGGGTGCCGGCGAGAGCGGCACCTTGCTGCTGGTGCTGTTCCTCCTGCCGGCGATGGTGGTCACCTTCGGGCTCATCGTGGTCCCGCTGGCCGACTCCTTCTGGACCAGCCTGCACCGCCTCAACCTCACCGCGGCGGACCGGCCGTTCGTCGGCTTCGGCAATTACGTCGAAGCCATCCGGGACGCGGGGTTCCGTCAGGCCCTGGCGCGCACCCTGTACTTCACCGTGGTGTCCACCCTGCTGGAGCTGGTGCTCGGGCTGGCGGTCGCCCTCCTGCTCAACCAGGACTTCCGAGGGCGCGGGCTCCTGCGCGCCCTGGTCCTGATCCCCTGGGCGCTGCCCACCATGGTGAACGGCATGATGTGGCGCTGGATCTACCACCCGCAGTACGGGGCGCTCAACGCCCTGCTCACCCAGACCGGGCTTCTCGACAGCTACCGCAACTGGCTGGGCTCGCCCGCCCTCGCCATGAACATGGTCATCCTGGCCGACGTGTGGAAGATGACCCCGCTGGTGGCCATCATCCTCCTGGCGAACCTGCAGACGATCCCCGGCGAACTCCTCGAGGCGGCGAGCATCGACGGAGCGGGCGCCTGGCAACGCTTCTGGCACGTGACCCTCCCGTGGCTGCGGCCGGGCATCCTCATCGTCCTGGTCCTCCGGACCATGGAGGCCTTCAAGGTGTTCGACATCATCTACATCATGACCCGGGGCGGCCCGGCCAACGGCACCCAGACGGTGGCCTACTACGCCTACACGGAGGCGTTCAGCAGTCTCCAGTTCGGCCGCGGCGCCGCGCTGAGCTTCCTCATCGCGCTGGCGGTCGGCCTCATGGCCGTCCTCTACTTCCGGCTGCTGGGAGAGGAGGGCGCGGGCGCGTGA
- a CDS encoding DEAD/DEAH box helicase: MLTVHGSYVPHGPGGFVFLWAMDPEGEADAAWRSLAAHPAVAPVPVLYPVLRGLPFANTLTCVVWMPRRGTLAPARVTGVALSLPGAAQWLLDLDRAFQGTALRPGRSLQVWSTAAKLLLELLARGRFLPVLRAEAGCLTAAWRLAPPEPAEAARRAALAAALPDVCRAIVPPDRQYRAYRIPTPEELVDGFFTAGADALARDLLAGAPAPAPAALNPAAAQHWLLALVGPPGRDLPPGLPDAGDLLRAVDEWTAPATGLYGPGQLRTGLRLLPPDRTRHGGWEVELVLETPDDPPAILPAAAAWDGLGAEVEIGGRRYAHPEHRLLTDLPAMARLYPPLTRLLGQTAPSALPVSEDEVLALLEEGAALLQEAGFPVLLPANLVRQGELRARLRLRPVGEGPGRFGLSELVQVDWELALGGAPVDLRELERLAREKRALIRHAGQWVRVDPQVLAAALRHLRGSGGRLPLGEVLRLAGGGAAAGGAPSGAGTAVEVESVEAEGWVANLLERLREPARIEPVAPPGGLAGTLRPYQRRGLDWLAFLRRYGAGACLADDMGLGKTVQVIALLLHEREEGLTDRPTLLICPVSLVGNWRRELARFAPSLRVLVHHGSGRAAEDGFVAAALAHDVVITTYSLLPRDEAALAAVPWAGIVADEAQNVKNPDTRHAEVLRRLARGAPGLPPPGYRIALTGTPVENRLGDLWSIFAFLNPGLLGSREDFQRAFAVPIERYRDPEAAARLRRLVQPFLLRRVKTDPAVELDLPEKIETTVYTTLTREQAALYEAVVQETLERAERAEGIERHGAVLAGLTRLKQVCNHPAAVTGDGGRLEGRSGKLDRLTEMLDEVVAGGDQALVFTQFPSFAERLRPYLEERLGCPVLALDGSTPQRERDRRIAAFQAGEAPVFLLSLKAGGVGLNLTAASHVFHFDRWWNPAVEDQAADRAHRIGQARRVLVHRLVTAGTLEERIDRLLEEKRALSAEVVASGEAWLGQLSTEELRRLIVLEKE, from the coding sequence TTGCTGACGGTTCACGGAAGCTACGTCCCGCACGGGCCGGGGGGATTCGTCTTCCTCTGGGCGATGGACCCGGAGGGGGAAGCAGACGCCGCTTGGCGGTCACTGGCCGCCCATCCGGCGGTGGCGCCTGTCCCCGTCCTCTACCCCGTCCTGCGCGGCCTCCCCTTCGCCAACACCCTCACCTGCGTGGTGTGGATGCCGCGCCGCGGCACCCTGGCGCCGGCACGGGTGACCGGCGTGGCCCTGTCACTGCCGGGCGCGGCGCAGTGGCTGCTGGACCTGGACCGGGCATTCCAGGGGACGGCGCTGCGGCCGGGCCGGAGCCTGCAGGTGTGGAGCACCGCGGCCAAGCTGCTCCTGGAGCTGCTGGCCCGGGGCCGGTTCCTGCCGGTGCTGCGAGCCGAGGCGGGGTGCCTGACGGCCGCCTGGCGCCTGGCCCCGCCGGAGCCGGCCGAAGCGGCCCGCCGGGCCGCGCTGGCGGCGGCGCTGCCCGACGTCTGCCGGGCCATCGTCCCGCCGGACCGCCAGTACCGCGCCTACCGCATCCCCACTCCGGAGGAACTCGTGGACGGATTCTTCACTGCCGGGGCGGACGCGCTCGCGCGTGACCTCCTGGCCGGAGCGCCCGCACCGGCGCCGGCCGCCCTCAACCCGGCGGCGGCCCAGCACTGGCTCCTGGCGCTGGTGGGGCCTCCGGGGCGGGACCTTCCCCCCGGGCTCCCGGACGCCGGGGACCTCCTGCGCGCGGTGGACGAATGGACAGCCCCTGCCACCGGCCTCTACGGCCCCGGCCAGCTCCGGACCGGCCTGCGCCTCCTCCCCCCGGACCGGACGCGGCACGGGGGGTGGGAGGTCGAGCTGGTGCTGGAGACGCCGGACGATCCGCCCGCCATCCTGCCAGCGGCCGCCGCCTGGGACGGGCTGGGTGCGGAGGTCGAGATCGGCGGCCGGCGCTACGCCCACCCGGAGCACCGGCTCCTGACCGACCTCCCCGCCATGGCCCGGCTCTACCCGCCCCTCACGCGGCTCCTCGGGCAGACGGCCCCGTCGGCGCTGCCGGTCTCGGAAGACGAGGTGCTGGCGCTCCTGGAGGAAGGGGCGGCGCTCCTGCAGGAGGCGGGCTTCCCGGTGCTCCTCCCCGCCAACCTGGTGCGGCAGGGCGAACTGCGGGCCCGGCTCCGCCTGCGGCCGGTCGGGGAAGGGCCGGGGCGGTTCGGCCTCAGCGAACTCGTCCAGGTCGACTGGGAGCTGGCCCTCGGCGGCGCGCCGGTCGACCTCCGGGAGCTCGAGCGCCTGGCCCGGGAGAAGCGCGCGCTGATCCGGCACGCCGGGCAGTGGGTGCGGGTCGACCCGCAGGTGCTCGCCGCCGCGCTCCGCCACCTTCGCGGGTCCGGCGGCCGGCTGCCGCTCGGCGAGGTCCTCCGCCTGGCTGGCGGCGGGGCGGCGGCCGGGGGTGCCCCGTCCGGCGCCGGGACGGCGGTCGAGGTGGAGTCGGTCGAGGCCGAAGGCTGGGTCGCCAACCTCCTGGAGCGGCTGCGGGAGCCGGCCCGGATCGAGCCGGTGGCGCCGCCCGGAGGGCTTGCGGGGACCCTGCGCCCGTACCAGCGGCGGGGTCTGGACTGGCTGGCGTTCCTGCGGCGGTACGGCGCCGGTGCCTGCCTGGCCGACGACATGGGGCTGGGCAAGACGGTCCAGGTGATCGCCCTCCTCCTGCACGAGCGCGAGGAGGGCCTGACGGACCGGCCCACGCTCCTGATCTGCCCGGTGTCGCTGGTGGGCAACTGGCGCCGGGAACTGGCCCGGTTCGCCCCCTCCCTGCGTGTCCTCGTCCACCACGGGTCCGGACGGGCGGCGGAGGACGGCTTCGTCGCGGCTGCCCTCGCCCACGACGTGGTCATCACGACCTACTCGCTCCTGCCCCGGGACGAGGCGGCGCTCGCCGCCGTGCCCTGGGCCGGCATCGTGGCGGACGAGGCCCAGAACGTGAAGAACCCCGACACCCGGCACGCCGAGGTCCTGCGCCGCCTGGCCCGGGGGGCGCCCGGGCTGCCGCCGCCCGGATACCGCATCGCCCTCACGGGGACGCCGGTGGAGAACCGGCTGGGCGACCTCTGGTCGATCTTCGCCTTCCTCAACCCGGGCCTCCTGGGAAGCCGGGAGGACTTCCAGCGCGCCTTCGCCGTGCCCATCGAGCGCTACCGGGACCCCGAGGCCGCGGCGCGCCTGCGCCGCCTGGTGCAGCCGTTCCTCCTCCGCCGGGTGAAGACGGACCCGGCGGTCGAGCTGGACCTGCCGGAGAAGATCGAGACCACGGTGTACACGACCCTCACCCGGGAGCAGGCCGCGCTCTACGAGGCCGTGGTCCAGGAGACGCTGGAGCGGGCGGAGCGCGCCGAGGGCATCGAGCGGCACGGGGCGGTGCTTGCCGGGCTCACCCGCCTGAAGCAGGTCTGCAACCACCCGGCGGCCGTCACCGGCGACGGCGGCCGGCTGGAAGGCCGCAGCGGCAAGCTCGACCGGCTCACGGAGATGCTGGACGAGGTGGTGGCCGGCGGCGACCAGGCGCTGGTCTTCACCCAGTTCCCGTCCTTTGCGGAGCGGCTCCGGCCGTACCTGGAGGAGCGGCTGGGCTGCCCGGTGCTCGCGCTGGACGGGTCCACGCCGCAGCGGGAGCGGGATCGCCGCATCGCCGCGTTCCAGGCGGGGGAGGCGCCCGTCTTCCTCCTCTCCCTCAAGGCGGGCGGGGTCGGGCTGAACCTCACCGCCGCCAGCCACGTGTTCCACTTCGACCGCTGGTGGAACCCCGCCGTGGAGGACCAGGCCGCCGACCGGGCGCACCGGATCGGGCAGGCGCGGCGGGTGCTGGTGCACCGCCTGGTCACGGCCGGCACCCTGGAGGAGCGCATCGACCGGCTGCTCGAGGAGAAGCGGGCGCTCTCGGCCGAGGTCGTCGCGAGCGGGGAGGCGTGGCTCGGCCAGCTCTCCACCGAGGAGCTGCGCCGGCTGATCGTGCTGGAGAAGGAGTGA
- a CDS encoding SIS domain-containing protein — MSELERDIRAQPAAFRELIRSGPDRWERALTALRGAGGPGPRRIVLCGMGSSYFASVGAAAALRRWGLPAAAALASELLYDGGPDPEPGDWLVAVSQSGESVEVVRLLERLASRDVTVLAVTSRDGNPVAGMSRAVLTLETPPDHGVAVKSFGASLLTLLYLGNRLAGRPPAEWLEPARDAVEALDSLMPSAAEWLALGRAMDPRLHAMVTLARGPVAAAAREAALLGNEVAKFPAWFEEAGEFRHGIIELAGPHTLACLLVPSGPTGHLQVSLARELARTGAPVLATAPPRLADALRDAGARAIPVPDVPEDYAALPHLLPFQWLTVGWAEARGFVPGRFRYIPSVIRSEGPEPGPSPDPGGGEGR, encoded by the coding sequence GTGAGTGAACTCGAACGCGACATCCGGGCCCAGCCGGCCGCGTTCCGGGAGCTGATCCGGAGCGGCCCGGATCGTTGGGAAAGGGCCCTCACGGCCCTGCGGGGGGCGGGCGGCCCGGGGCCGAGGCGGATCGTGCTGTGCGGGATGGGAAGCTCGTACTTCGCCAGCGTGGGCGCAGCGGCGGCGCTCCGGCGCTGGGGGCTTCCCGCCGCGGCCGCGCTCGCCTCCGAGCTCCTCTACGACGGCGGCCCGGACCCCGAGCCCGGCGACTGGCTGGTGGCGGTCTCCCAGTCCGGCGAGTCCGTCGAGGTGGTCCGGCTCCTGGAGCGCCTCGCCTCCCGGGACGTCACGGTCCTCGCGGTGACGAGCCGGGACGGGAACCCCGTCGCCGGGATGTCCCGTGCGGTCCTCACCCTGGAGACGCCGCCCGACCACGGCGTGGCCGTCAAGTCCTTCGGCGCCAGCCTCCTCACCCTCCTCTACCTGGGCAATCGCCTGGCGGGCCGGCCCCCCGCGGAGTGGCTCGAGCCTGCCCGCGACGCCGTCGAGGCGCTCGACTCCCTCATGCCCAGCGCCGCCGAGTGGCTGGCCCTGGGCCGGGCGATGGACCCCCGCCTCCACGCCATGGTCACCCTGGCCCGGGGGCCGGTTGCCGCCGCGGCCCGGGAGGCGGCGCTCCTCGGGAACGAGGTGGCGAAGTTCCCGGCCTGGTTCGAGGAAGCCGGGGAGTTCCGCCACGGGATCATCGAACTGGCCGGTCCCCACACCCTGGCGTGCCTGCTGGTCCCCAGCGGGCCGACCGGCCACCTCCAGGTGAGCCTCGCCCGGGAGCTGGCCCGGACCGGCGCGCCGGTCCTCGCCACGGCGCCGCCGCGCCTGGCCGATGCCCTCCGCGACGCCGGAGCCCGCGCCATCCCCGTTCCCGACGTTCCGGAGGACTACGCGGCCCTCCCGCACCTGCTGCCCTTCCAGTGGCTCACCGTGGGCTGGGCGGAGGCACGCGGCTTCGTCCCGGGACGCTTCCGCTACATCCCCAGCGTGATCCGGAGCGAGGGGCCGGAACCCGGACCCTCCCCGGATCCGGGAGGGGGCGAGGGCCGCTGA
- a CDS encoding NAD(P)H-dependent glycerol-3-phosphate dehydrogenase, which yields MRVAIVPAGQWGTALAVPLAENGHAVRLWLRRPEDVDVFRRTRTNPRHLPGAPLPDGVEAFPTPEEALDHADLVILGSASRGLRDTCRAIRAHLPPGALVLSITKGLEPETHLRMSQVILDELPEVEGRLAVLSGPNFAVEVARRLPAATVVAAGDPAVAAAWQHAFMGPRLRVYTHDDVLGVELGGALKNVIAIGVGISDGLGAGENARAALITRGMAEIGRLGVALGASPLTFAGLSGVGDLVLTCTGDLSRNRRLGLAIGRGEAAEAALRTLGTVEGVPTARAAVQLAREVGVEMPITERVHAVLFEGESPAEGLELLMGRDRTKESWHVPA from the coding sequence ATGCGCGTCGCCATCGTCCCCGCCGGCCAGTGGGGCACCGCGCTGGCCGTCCCCCTCGCCGAGAACGGTCACGCGGTCCGGCTCTGGCTGCGGCGCCCGGAAGACGTGGACGTCTTCCGCCGCACCCGCACGAACCCGCGCCACCTGCCGGGCGCTCCGCTGCCGGACGGCGTCGAGGCGTTCCCCACCCCCGAGGAGGCCCTCGACCACGCCGACCTCGTCATCCTGGGCAGCGCCAGCCGGGGCCTGCGGGACACGTGCCGGGCGATCCGGGCGCACCTGCCGCCCGGGGCCCTCGTACTGTCGATCACCAAGGGCCTGGAGCCGGAGACCCACCTGCGGATGAGCCAGGTCATCCTCGACGAGCTCCCCGAGGTGGAGGGCCGCCTCGCCGTCCTCTCCGGCCCGAACTTCGCCGTCGAGGTCGCCCGCCGCCTCCCCGCCGCCACCGTGGTGGCCGCCGGCGACCCCGCGGTGGCCGCCGCCTGGCAGCACGCTTTCATGGGCCCGCGCCTCAGGGTCTACACCCACGACGACGTCCTCGGGGTGGAGCTGGGCGGCGCGCTGAAGAACGTGATCGCCATCGGGGTGGGGATCAGCGACGGCCTGGGCGCCGGCGAGAACGCCCGGGCCGCGCTCATCACCCGGGGCATGGCGGAGATCGGCCGCCTGGGCGTCGCCCTGGGGGCCAGCCCGCTCACCTTCGCCGGGCTCTCCGGCGTCGGTGACCTGGTGCTGACCTGCACCGGCGACCTCAGCCGCAACCGCCGCCTTGGCCTGGCCATCGGGCGAGGGGAGGCGGCCGAGGCCGCGCTGCGGACGCTCGGGACCGTCGAGGGCGTGCCCACCGCCCGCGCCGCCGTGCAGCTCGCCCGGGAGGTGGGGGTGGAGATGCCGATCACCGAGCGGGTGCATGCCGTTCTCTTCGAAGGGGAATCGCCCGCCGAGGGGCTGGAACTCCTCATGGGGCGGGACCGGACGAAGGAGAGCTGGCACGTGCCGGCGTGA
- a CDS encoding ABC transporter substrate-binding protein encodes MKRTLTAVLLSAAVLSLAACGGKKEAAPPAGAPQASAPAAGAGGTRETVTLRMLAMKQAAYSDASVQAMVKKFEEKNPGIKVDVTFVPYEALHDKIVTDQASGAGEFDVVLVDEIWPAEFAAAGFIRDLSDRLTPEMKEGIVPAVARILEVNGKTYGIPWILDTKFLFYNKDMLAKAGFSAPPKTWDELLEQARAIKQKGIVEYPIIWSWGQAEAVICDYTPLVYSWGGEILAPDGSPRFQSGPALEAVKWMVKTLDEKLTNPNSTSALEEDVRQVFSQGQAAFALNWTYMYALANDPKESKVAGQVGIAPFPAGPAGAYGVSGSMGLSITKSSKHPDEAWKLIEFLTSFENQKEYASESLPIWKKAFDNPDQIKAPRELVEAAKTQFASIRGRPEFVPWYNNFSLKAQVALQNILLKQKTPEAALSELAGQVESLRKS; translated from the coding sequence GTGAAACGCACGCTCACCGCCGTGCTCCTGTCCGCCGCCGTCCTGTCCCTGGCGGCGTGCGGCGGGAAGAAGGAGGCCGCGCCCCCCGCCGGCGCCCCCCAGGCGAGCGCGCCGGCCGCCGGGGCCGGCGGCACCCGGGAGACCGTCACGCTGCGGATGCTGGCCATGAAGCAGGCCGCGTACAGCGACGCCAGCGTCCAGGCGATGGTCAAGAAGTTCGAGGAGAAGAACCCCGGGATCAAGGTCGACGTGACGTTCGTGCCCTACGAGGCGCTCCACGACAAGATCGTCACGGACCAGGCCTCCGGGGCCGGCGAGTTCGACGTCGTCCTGGTCGACGAGATCTGGCCCGCCGAATTCGCCGCCGCCGGCTTCATCCGGGACCTCTCCGACCGTCTCACCCCCGAGATGAAGGAAGGCATCGTCCCCGCGGTGGCCAGGATCCTCGAGGTGAACGGAAAGACCTATGGGATCCCGTGGATCCTCGACACGAAGTTCCTCTTCTACAACAAGGACATGCTGGCCAAGGCCGGCTTCTCCGCCCCGCCCAAGACGTGGGACGAGCTGCTGGAGCAGGCCCGGGCGATCAAGCAGAAGGGCATCGTCGAGTACCCCATCATCTGGAGCTGGGGCCAGGCGGAGGCCGTCATCTGCGACTACACGCCCCTCGTCTACAGCTGGGGCGGCGAGATCCTGGCGCCGGACGGCTCGCCCCGCTTCCAGTCGGGCCCGGCCCTCGAGGCCGTCAAGTGGATGGTCAAGACCCTTGACGAGAAGCTCACCAACCCGAACTCCACCTCGGCCCTCGAAGAGGACGTGCGCCAGGTGTTCTCCCAGGGCCAGGCCGCCTTCGCCCTGAACTGGACCTACATGTACGCCCTGGCCAACGACCCGAAGGAGTCGAAGGTGGCCGGCCAGGTGGGCATCGCCCCGTTCCCTGCCGGCCCGGCGGGCGCCTACGGGGTGTCCGGGTCGATGGGCCTCTCGATCACCAAGTCCTCCAAGCACCCCGACGAGGCCTGGAAGCTCATCGAGTTCCTCACGAGCTTCGAGAACCAGAAAGAGTACGCGTCCGAGTCCCTGCCCATCTGGAAGAAGGCCTTCGACAACCCGGACCAGATCAAGGCGCCCCGGGAGCTCGTCGAGGCGGCCAAGACCCAGTTCGCCTCCATCCGGGGCCGCCCGGAGTTCGTCCCCTGGTACAACAACTTCTCCCTCAAGGCCCAGGTGGCGCTCCAGAACATCCTCCTGAAGCAGAAGACCCCGGAGGCGGCGCTGTCCGAGCTCGCCGGCCAGGTCGAGTCGCTCCGGAAGTCCTGA
- the plsY gene encoding glycerol-3-phosphate 1-O-acyltransferase PlsY: MHTVWLYAGVLGYLLGSVPFGYLLGRLRGVDVRRHGSGATGATNVARTLGLGPALLTVALDALKGFLAAYLGLRLGGEWGYAAAGLGAVLGHSWPAWLGFRGGKSVATGAGALLVLHPAAVGVAVLVAAAFIVPTRYVSLGSIAGTLALASWIAATAPLPHKLTAAIAGAIVLWRHRGNVQRLLAGTERRFGERAA, from the coding sequence TTGCACACCGTCTGGCTGTACGCCGGCGTCCTGGGTTACCTCCTCGGCTCGGTTCCCTTCGGCTACCTCCTGGGCCGCCTCCGCGGCGTGGACGTCCGCCGGCACGGCAGCGGCGCCACCGGGGCGACCAACGTCGCCCGCACGCTGGGGCTCGGCCCGGCCCTCCTCACCGTGGCGCTGGACGCCCTGAAGGGCTTCCTCGCCGCCTACCTGGGCCTCCGCCTGGGCGGGGAGTGGGGCTACGCCGCCGCCGGCCTGGGCGCCGTCCTGGGACACTCCTGGCCGGCGTGGCTCGGCTTCCGGGGCGGCAAGTCGGTCGCCACCGGCGCGGGCGCGCTCCTCGTGCTCCACCCCGCCGCGGTGGGAGTGGCGGTGCTCGTGGCCGCCGCCTTCATCGTGCCGACCCGCTACGTCTCCCTGGGCTCCATCGCCGGTACCCTGGCGCTGGCGTCGTGGATCGCGGCGACCGCACCGCTGCCGCACAAGCTGACGGCCGCCATTGCCGGCGCCATCGTCTTGTGGCGGCACCGTGGCAACGTCCAGCGGCTTCTCGCCGGTACCGAGCGCCGCTTCGGCGAGCGAGCCGCCTGA